One region of Ahniella affigens genomic DNA includes:
- a CDS encoding serine/threonine-protein kinase — protein sequence MATEIDLRRARALFDAVLELPPDARTPYLLRECTDPQMLEYIERLLFAHAQQTASGQRLAQSIVNAIHEASATEVTVGDRLGSWRLIGELGSGGMGAVFLAEREDGHFKQRAAVKVLHGIASHEAMTRLADERQILATLNHPNIARLLDGGATPAGRPFLVMEQIEGLTLDRYLNEHAPGLVPRLELFRQICAPVSHAHTKLIVHCDLKPSNILITAESRPVLLDFGIARLLDPLGTSSPEITANLPHTPGYASPELRFGGRIGTGVDVYALGVVLSGMLAAPPDTDLRAIIGKATAEQDADRYASVAELVGDIDHYLSHRPVIARAANPGYRLQKFLRRRWLAVSVMTGILLLSAGFSLQLWRERDRALAAESAALREAETARATTQFLQDVFRGADLDEGGGRQTTALSLVDRGRERIRTALDAEPRVQLRLLGSLADVYDSLGEPAEAETLLGEAIAKARALAPPDPESLAQLLVRHSHLLADRNRHAEGESSAREAVLLAQHLAGAEQATSAMNTEAALTRAKTLPASRLQIDAMSALAEIETGLQHSKSAQGLLDLVLQQRTQLHDPPEGMAMTWYAIAEDQLGAGSLEPALSGFQRVYQTLLASLGPDHPRTLSAQQEMAITLARQEHLTEAESIMREVLARRLALHGPRSAQVATIQTELAFLLNQQGHYLASVRFHEQVLAHDAAVQGEQSPVYARTLNNLAFAYMNMGDAKRSIDAFQRSIAIREATLPAGDLAIARAQNNLARFLLSLGHVDEARPLVNAALQTRQAQLATDNEECIESKLSAQELARRSGDLAKAQALWTEVEPHLGKIHPYTQLEAARARAWLAVAAHEPDAAKRISAYIDGLRATLGEANPAILRGQVAEAEMRLALGERDAALQLARELKARFHALTDAYPPDSLFFARLDTVIKQAQGPEQR from the coding sequence GTGGCCACTGAGATCGATCTGCGTCGCGCGCGCGCCTTGTTCGATGCGGTGCTCGAACTGCCGCCGGATGCTCGGACCCCATATTTGCTGCGGGAGTGCACCGATCCGCAGATGCTTGAATACATCGAACGCCTGCTCTTTGCACACGCGCAGCAGACGGCCTCGGGTCAACGTTTGGCCCAGAGCATCGTCAATGCGATCCATGAGGCCAGCGCGACCGAAGTGACGGTCGGCGACCGTCTCGGCTCCTGGCGCCTGATCGGCGAACTCGGGTCCGGCGGCATGGGCGCGGTGTTTCTTGCCGAACGAGAAGACGGTCATTTCAAGCAGCGCGCCGCAGTCAAGGTTCTGCATGGCATTGCCAGCCATGAGGCCATGACTCGACTGGCCGATGAGCGGCAGATCCTGGCGACGTTGAACCACCCGAATATTGCGCGATTGCTTGATGGCGGCGCGACGCCAGCGGGCCGGCCGTTTCTCGTCATGGAACAGATCGAAGGCCTGACGCTCGATCGTTATCTCAACGAGCATGCGCCCGGCCTCGTGCCGCGACTTGAATTGTTCCGACAAATCTGCGCGCCGGTCAGCCACGCGCATACCAAGCTCATCGTCCATTGCGATCTGAAGCCCTCGAATATTCTGATCACAGCAGAAAGCCGACCGGTGTTGCTGGACTTCGGCATTGCCCGGTTGCTTGACCCACTCGGAACTAGTTCCCCCGAGATCACGGCCAACTTGCCGCACACACCGGGTTACGCCAGTCCGGAGTTGCGCTTCGGCGGACGAATCGGCACCGGGGTTGATGTTTATGCCTTGGGTGTCGTGCTGTCTGGCATGTTGGCGGCGCCCCCTGATACCGATCTGCGCGCGATTATCGGCAAGGCGACGGCTGAGCAGGACGCGGATCGCTATGCCTCGGTTGCGGAGCTGGTGGGTGACATCGATCACTACTTGTCCCACCGCCCCGTCATCGCGCGCGCAGCAAACCCTGGCTATCGCTTGCAGAAGTTCTTGCGCCGGCGGTGGCTCGCTGTATCGGTGATGACCGGCATCCTGCTGCTGAGTGCCGGTTTCTCGCTGCAACTGTGGCGCGAACGTGATCGCGCACTGGCCGCTGAATCGGCAGCGTTGCGCGAGGCCGAGACCGCTCGCGCCACCACACAATTCTTGCAAGACGTGTTTCGCGGCGCCGACCTCGATGAAGGCGGCGGCCGCCAGACCACCGCACTGTCTCTGGTCGATCGCGGCCGTGAACGCATTCGCACGGCGCTCGATGCAGAGCCGCGGGTGCAATTGCGCTTGCTCGGGAGCCTCGCCGACGTCTACGACAGCCTGGGCGAACCGGCCGAAGCCGAGACGTTGCTTGGTGAGGCGATTGCCAAGGCGCGCGCCCTCGCGCCGCCTGATCCGGAATCGCTCGCACAGTTGTTGGTACGACACAGCCATCTGCTGGCCGATCGAAACCGTCATGCCGAAGGCGAATCGTCGGCCCGCGAGGCGGTCCTGTTGGCGCAGCACTTGGCAGGCGCCGAGCAAGCAACCAGCGCCATGAATACCGAAGCCGCGCTGACCCGAGCCAAGACCCTGCCTGCCAGCCGTCTGCAAATCGACGCCATGTCTGCGTTGGCCGAGATTGAGACCGGGTTGCAGCACAGCAAATCCGCGCAGGGGTTGCTGGATCTGGTGCTACAACAGCGAACGCAATTGCATGATCCGCCCGAAGGCATGGCGATGACTTGGTATGCCATTGCTGAGGATCAGTTGGGCGCTGGGTCACTTGAGCCAGCGCTCTCTGGCTTTCAGCGCGTGTATCAGACCCTGCTTGCCAGCCTTGGCCCCGATCATCCGCGCACCCTGAGTGCGCAGCAAGAGATGGCGATCACGCTCGCGCGGCAAGAGCATCTCACCGAAGCAGAATCGATCATGCGCGAGGTGCTGGCTCGGCGCCTCGCACTGCATGGCCCGCGCAGTGCCCAAGTCGCAACCATTCAGACCGAGTTGGCCTTTTTGCTGAACCAGCAAGGTCATTACTTGGCCAGTGTGCGCTTCCATGAGCAGGTGCTGGCACACGACGCAGCGGTGCAAGGCGAGCAATCGCCCGTTTACGCGCGAACGCTGAACAACCTCGCGTTTGCCTATATGAACATGGGCGACGCCAAGCGGAGCATCGATGCGTTCCAGCGTTCAATCGCGATTCGTGAGGCCACGTTGCCGGCTGGTGATCTGGCGATTGCCCGGGCGCAAAACAATCTGGCGCGGTTTCTGCTCAGCCTCGGTCACGTTGACGAGGCCAGACCGTTGGTGAACGCGGCGCTGCAAACGCGGCAGGCACAGTTGGCCACAGACAATGAGGAGTGCATCGAGTCCAAGCTGTCGGCACAAGAGCTCGCACGGCGCAGCGGCGATCTTGCGAAAGCGCAGGCGCTCTGGACCGAGGTCGAACCGCATCTTGGCAAGATCCACCCGTACACCCAATTGGAAGCCGCACGCGCCCGCGCTTGGTTGGCTGTGGCCGCGCACGAGCCGGATGCCGCCAAGCGGATCAGCGCCTACATCGATGGCTTGCGGGCAACACTCGGCGAAGCCAATCCCGCCATCCTGCGTGGTCAAGTCGCCGAGGCAGAAATGCGCCTCGCCTTGGGCGAGCGCGATGCCGCGCTGCAACTCGCCCGTGAGTTGAAAGCGCGCTTTCACGCCTTGACTGACGCCTATCCGCCGGACTCCCTATTCTTCGCGCGATTGGACACCGTCATCAAGCAGGCGCAGGGTCCCGAGCAACGCTGA
- a CDS encoding ECF-type sigma factor, whose translation MADASSKSLTEWLTAWRAGDGRAFAGILDASYGELRQIAAERLARSGPLTLTAHDLLHEALAKVMVGKPDFRNRAHFAATLSLLMRSIVVDHARARAADKRGGQLARVTLTQSVAEEGHNLIDVVELHEALERLAGQDPRSAEVLHLSYFGGLNQDEIAELFQVSVKTIERDLRFARAWLFEALGGH comes from the coding sequence ATGGCTGATGCGTCATCCAAATCCCTGACCGAGTGGCTGACCGCCTGGCGGGCCGGCGATGGCCGTGCGTTTGCCGGAATCCTGGACGCGTCTTACGGCGAGCTTCGCCAGATTGCGGCAGAGCGCTTGGCACGCTCCGGGCCACTGACGCTGACCGCTCATGATTTGCTGCATGAGGCGCTGGCCAAGGTGATGGTCGGCAAGCCGGATTTCCGCAATCGCGCGCACTTTGCTGCAACGCTGTCTTTGCTGATGCGGAGTATCGTCGTCGATCATGCCCGCGCGCGCGCGGCCGACAAACGCGGCGGTCAGTTGGCGCGGGTCACGTTGACGCAGTCGGTTGCCGAAGAAGGTCATAACCTGATCGATGTGGTGGAACTGCACGAAGCCTTAGAGCGATTGGCCGGGCAGGACCCACGCAGCGCCGAGGTGTTGCATCTGAGCTATTTCGGCGGCTTGAATCAGGACGAGATTGCCGAGTTGTTCCAAGTCTCGGTGAAGACCATCGAGCGCGACCTGCGCTTCGCCCGTGCTTGGCTGTTTGAGGCGCTCGGTGGCCACTGA
- a CDS encoding DUF11 domain-containing protein, producing the protein MKRHVFALARGIAMFSLFGATADADAATQGVPAADLSITVSDGVTTVNPGELITYTIRAQNAGPDPVVGAIVDDTFPTGVICGVLSNWTCSGTGGGTCTATGTGDIHDPVNLPAGAAVQYTVPCFVSLEAPLNFSNTATITSAVTDPVPANNSATDAINVIASIFIVAQKRWSGTPMPGGVITYTIRIITQSNTNQTDNPGDEFVDALPPGLILQSAIADAGTVVADLPSNTVTWNGGTTPGSVVTITIQAQVASTADGPIANQGTLSYDANADGSNDTIAPTDDPTRPGVNNPTVFNLPPRVPIPALTPMLAVGLLILIALTGAWTVRMRRH; encoded by the coding sequence ATGAAACGGCATGTTTTCGCGCTGGCGCGCGGTATCGCGATGTTTTCTCTGTTTGGCGCGACTGCCGACGCTGACGCGGCAACCCAGGGCGTGCCAGCGGCGGACTTGTCCATCACTGTTTCGGATGGTGTCACGACCGTCAATCCTGGCGAACTGATCACGTATACGATCCGTGCGCAGAATGCCGGGCCCGATCCGGTTGTCGGTGCGATCGTCGACGACACGTTTCCAACCGGCGTGATCTGCGGCGTGCTGTCGAACTGGACTTGTTCTGGTACCGGCGGTGGTACGTGTACCGCCACTGGCACGGGCGACATTCATGACCCCGTCAATCTGCCGGCTGGCGCCGCTGTGCAATACACCGTTCCGTGCTTTGTCAGCCTGGAGGCACCGCTCAATTTCAGCAACACCGCGACCATCACCTCGGCGGTGACCGACCCGGTGCCTGCCAACAACAGCGCGACCGACGCAATCAATGTGATCGCGAGTATTTTCATCGTCGCGCAGAAACGTTGGTCCGGTACCCCAATGCCCGGCGGCGTGATCACCTACACCATTCGGATCATCACGCAGAGCAATACCAACCAAACAGACAATCCTGGCGACGAGTTTGTTGATGCACTACCGCCTGGCCTCATACTGCAATCCGCAATCGCCGATGCCGGCACGGTGGTCGCTGACTTGCCAAGCAATACCGTGACCTGGAACGGTGGCACGACGCCGGGCAGCGTCGTGACGATCACCATTCAGGCCCAGGTCGCAAGCACGGCCGACGGCCCGATTGCGAATCAAGGGACGCTGTCTTATGACGCGAATGCCGATGGCAGCAATGACACCATCGCGCCGACCGATGATCCAACCCGCCCTGGCGTGAACAACCCGACCGTCTTCAATCTGCCGCCGCGCGTGCCAATTCCGGCTCTGACGCCAATGCTAGCCGTCGGGCTCTTGATCCTGATCGCCCTGACCGGCGCTTGGACCGTTCGTATGCGCAGGCACTGA
- a CDS encoding vWA domain-containing protein, with amino-acid sequence MRTLSALFLAGMAMPVCSEDRLLVLDASGSMWGQINGQAKIELARTAVANMVQSFPKSDQLGLIAYGHRRKGDCADIETLIPVGPVDATHFLGVVNGLNPRGMTPIAESLKQAALVLRANEQKATVILVSDGEETCTADPCAVARQLEQSGVDFTAHIIGFDVPNPEHQAQLRCMAEATGGRYLNARDAGELSRSLATLSQNTAPPPPANATIAGATTAVAASDYVLRFDGPGTTEDWVGFAPAGADPLAYVAESGSWQRVSSKTGDARLRAPSVPGRYVIRYVSPERQKAVLAEQLVTITEATSVVRGPSDAMASDTITVTAEGPFADDHWIGFAKKGSAASAYVGSSWVRPDASGKTTARIVAPDEPGDYELRYVLKEGEEVIGRQDIRVTPARGRFLSAPSSAQAGSVIRIAFEGPRNPSGGSFIAIVPPGAGADAYLAYCYLPETGDCGFQLPDATGPHELIYVVAGDRVLTRAAIELSR; translated from the coding sequence ATGCGCACACTCAGTGCTTTGTTTTTGGCCGGCATGGCGATGCCCGTCTGTTCCGAAGACCGACTCCTCGTTTTGGATGCTTCCGGCTCCATGTGGGGTCAGATCAATGGCCAAGCCAAGATCGAATTGGCGCGGACCGCGGTCGCCAACATGGTTCAGAGTTTTCCGAAGTCTGACCAGCTCGGGCTGATCGCCTACGGGCACCGACGCAAAGGCGATTGCGCCGATATCGAAACCCTGATTCCGGTCGGGCCAGTCGATGCCACGCATTTTCTGGGCGTCGTCAACGGGCTAAATCCGAGAGGCATGACGCCGATTGCCGAGTCGCTCAAGCAGGCCGCATTGGTGCTGCGTGCCAACGAACAAAAGGCGACGGTGATTCTGGTGAGTGATGGCGAGGAAACGTGCACAGCGGATCCATGTGCCGTGGCACGACAACTGGAACAGTCGGGAGTCGACTTCACGGCCCACATCATCGGATTCGATGTGCCGAATCCCGAACACCAGGCGCAACTGCGGTGCATGGCTGAGGCGACGGGCGGCCGCTATTTGAATGCCCGCGATGCGGGCGAGCTGAGCCGAAGCCTCGCGACTTTGAGTCAGAACACCGCACCACCGCCACCTGCCAACGCCACCATCGCGGGTGCGACCACAGCAGTCGCAGCAAGCGACTATGTCTTGCGCTTTGATGGCCCAGGCACGACTGAGGATTGGGTCGGCTTTGCACCAGCAGGCGCTGATCCGCTCGCCTATGTCGCCGAATCTGGCAGCTGGCAGCGCGTCTCGAGCAAGACCGGCGACGCGCGCCTGCGTGCACCGTCCGTGCCGGGCCGCTACGTCATCCGGTATGTCAGTCCGGAACGGCAGAAGGCAGTGCTGGCTGAGCAATTGGTCACCATCACCGAAGCCACCAGCGTAGTACGTGGCCCGAGCGACGCCATGGCCAGCGACACCATCACGGTCACGGCGGAGGGCCCGTTTGCCGATGATCATTGGATTGGTTTTGCGAAGAAGGGATCGGCGGCAAGTGCCTATGTCGGCAGCTCCTGGGTTCGCCCCGATGCCTCGGGTAAGACCACGGCCCGGATTGTGGCTCCGGATGAACCCGGCGACTATGAACTCCGATACGTGCTGAAGGAAGGCGAGGAAGTGATTGGTCGCCAGGATATTCGGGTCACGCCAGCACGTGGCCGCTTCTTGTCAGCACCGAGCAGCGCGCAGGCCGGCTCAGTCATTCGCATCGCCTTCGAAGGGCCACGCAATCCGAGTGGCGGCTCGTTCATCGCCATCGTGCCGCCCGGTGCTGGCGCTGACGCTTATCTTGCATACTGCTATCTACCGGAAACAGGCGACTGCGGGTTCCAGCTCCCGGATGCGACCGGACCGCATGAACTCATATACGTCGTCGCGGGCGACCGCGTTCTGACCCGCGCTGCGATTGAGTTGTCGCGGTGA
- a CDS encoding right-handed parallel beta-helix repeat-containing protein has product MRTQRLLACLFLLSGLSAWRAAPAAEFVVTSRLDSGAGTLREAMFAANSTANPPHTIRFESPYPIGGRIVLASTLPSLGQATIIDGGDRFAQLSGNEQFPLLLTSQPLTIRNLQLMDGWAPAVNTTAGNGGCIRYNGTGSNLLVENARFENCAARSLLIASGGAIQWLSGSGSVTIRNSVFQLNAAVSNDAGSEQPRGGAIAASGNILIEDSTFDNSQALAQGGTRGGFGGALSLGAPESGAVTIRGNRFRFNLATPDAANLGWGGAVYVSADSNAEVTLENNWFRENMALLGSAAHIRMVGTGITLALRNNSFQGNEAVEGGQVSVIGGQVRFWHNSFDAGLATSGSQLRLESSDVRQFSNNILGRSTGTSACQTIGIDRTNLVGAGNVLVAPCTGLELADDQLLGSDPLPIRDESQRIGVLVYADDLRILDRGSDLPEHCLVTDARGTPRSLDGNADGATRCDPGALEHASPRVFRDGFETISIP; this is encoded by the coding sequence ATGCGCACCCAACGTCTTTTAGCTTGTTTGTTCCTGCTTTCCGGCCTCTCGGCCTGGAGGGCGGCCCCGGCCGCCGAGTTTGTCGTCACGTCGCGCCTGGATTCCGGAGCCGGGACGCTGCGCGAGGCGATGTTCGCCGCAAACAGCACGGCGAACCCACCGCACACGATTCGGTTCGAATCGCCCTACCCGATCGGCGGACGGATCGTGCTGGCCTCGACACTACCGAGTCTGGGCCAAGCGACGATTATCGATGGTGGCGACCGGTTTGCGCAGCTCAGCGGCAACGAACAGTTTCCGCTACTCCTCACGTCACAGCCCCTGACGATCCGGAATCTGCAACTCATGGATGGTTGGGCCCCAGCCGTCAACACCACAGCGGGCAATGGTGGTTGCATTCGATACAACGGGACGGGCAGCAATCTGTTAGTGGAAAACGCGCGGTTTGAGAACTGCGCGGCGCGCTCTTTGTTGATCGCGAGTGGCGGCGCGATTCAATGGCTCAGCGGTTCTGGCTCGGTCACGATCCGCAATTCCGTCTTTCAGTTGAACGCCGCCGTCTCGAATGATGCCGGCAGCGAGCAACCTCGGGGTGGTGCCATCGCGGCAAGCGGTAACATCCTGATCGAGGACAGTACGTTTGACAACAGCCAGGCGCTCGCGCAGGGCGGAACCCGCGGCGGCTTTGGGGGCGCGCTGTCACTTGGTGCGCCGGAGAGCGGTGCAGTGACCATTCGCGGCAACCGGTTTCGCTTCAACCTCGCCACGCCGGATGCGGCGAATCTGGGTTGGGGCGGTGCCGTGTATGTATCGGCGGATTCGAATGCAGAAGTGACGCTTGAGAACAACTGGTTCCGCGAGAATATGGCGCTACTGGGTAGTGCCGCCCATATTCGAATGGTGGGTACCGGCATCACGCTGGCACTCCGCAACAATAGCTTTCAGGGCAACGAAGCGGTCGAGGGCGGGCAGGTGTCCGTCATCGGCGGACAAGTCCGGTTCTGGCATAACAGTTTCGACGCGGGCCTCGCCACATCGGGTAGCCAGCTGCGCCTGGAGTCCTCGGATGTCCGGCAATTCAGCAACAATATTCTGGGCCGGAGCACGGGAACCAGCGCCTGCCAGACGATCGGCATCGACCGCACCAATCTGGTCGGCGCTGGCAACGTATTGGTAGCACCGTGTACAGGGCTGGAACTCGCCGATGATCAACTCCTCGGCTCGGATCCCTTGCCCATTCGCGACGAATCCCAGCGGATCGGCGTGCTGGTGTACGCCGATGATCTTCGCATTTTAGACCGCGGCAGTGATCTGCCTGAGCACTGCTTAGTCACCGATGCCCGGGGCACACCGCGATCGCTCGACGGCAACGCCGACGGTGCGACGCGATGCGACCCCGGCGCGCTGGAGCACGCCAGTCCGCGCGTGTTTCGCGATGGCTTTGAAACAATCTCGATCCCTTAA
- a CDS encoding ECF-type sigma factor, translating into MTDSLLTIDPESPEHAETVEALQRALEPELSARFEAHYAELKRVARAERRRNMGMTQSLNTTALVNELYLKLLHAGAMVPAGKHFFALSALAVRRILVDRARHRLHVRGHANAMLAEADADCDDATLLEVHDAVDQLRRVNPRLAAVVTCRWFAGYSEPETAAALAIAERTVRRDWERARIWLHAALGAAP; encoded by the coding sequence ATGACCGATTCGCTCTTGACCATCGATCCTGAATCGCCCGAGCACGCGGAGACGGTGGAGGCCTTGCAGCGTGCCTTGGAGCCAGAGCTCAGCGCCCGATTCGAAGCACACTACGCTGAGTTGAAGCGAGTGGCCCGGGCCGAACGCAGGCGCAATATGGGCATGACGCAGTCACTCAATACCACCGCCCTGGTCAACGAGCTCTACCTGAAACTGCTGCATGCCGGAGCAATGGTGCCAGCAGGTAAGCATTTCTTTGCCTTGTCTGCGCTTGCAGTGCGCCGGATTCTGGTAGATCGGGCTAGGCACCGATTGCATGTTCGTGGACATGCCAATGCGATGTTGGCTGAAGCTGACGCCGATTGCGACGATGCGACGCTACTCGAAGTCCATGATGCCGTGGACCAGTTGCGTCGCGTCAATCCCCGGTTGGCAGCGGTAGTGACCTGCCGCTGGTTTGCGGGCTATTCCGAACCGGAGACCGCCGCTGCGCTCGCCATTGCCGAACGTACAGTTCGCCGGGATTGGGAGCGCGCGCGCATCTGGCTGCATGCGGCACTCGGGGCTGCGCCATGA
- a CDS encoding serine/threonine-protein kinase, which produces MTIAALFPALNTEQLAELDALLERALDLDPGARSAWLDSLREQQSPLVAPLSRLLHTAVGSFLALPDATLGERDVESNQLPPGTRIGPWQIIEFAAAGGSADVYRGVRADGAFERQVAIKVLRTDSLRLGEHFAREQRLLAKLEHPRIASVLDAGRSDGVGAWFVMPWIEGYDLAQFVAEGPDWRTRLSVFLAIADAVQFAHQRLVVHRDLKPANVRVGKDGTVMLLDFGIAMLLDTPDVSQTPSRTNMAFTPAYASPEQLRGDALGVQTDIHALGLLLFELAAARTAYPEARVSLAEAVRVICHGAVPTLTWDARMPHPGRLQLRDLDAIVAKALAKEPSNRYATVAEFASDVRALVAGRSVSVRGRSALDALLATVRRYPLVSALSLALLVAASAGTATYIKQNQQIAAERAEALAEVARLEALREHFNLILREGVAEQGMGARAALDESVARLDASFAGQPAMQARLLLSLGEIYLAAGDHAACLSVLSRFEAMPDLLQHLTARQQSERFLTQVTAALRLGQLDAATAMLAEWAKLLPTGTSPALQAEHTIAKATLRRLQGEPGPALEAQTQAVAALDVAADATMLARGIAHANLGTSELQAGQFAPARMQFERAIAIWESAGLGLNWNALTARTNLAHLALLQGDERTALAQYQDLEQRLRARGDRSAAFAALINGKARALLATGEIAAAAALADEALAILSARSGSQGLDRLGVLLSRIDIALANQEDPSVWLQDVRQQLAPLPPQHPFHARLALAEASLLQNAGRHQEASVALAAVFPTLLSAPATIRPSAVRAAIHWAASARAMGKPESAEAALNAAADAIAAMQPETGLDRVELDLWRDCLRGNWDGAKASAYRTRAGQGNPRWVHIEQACAPRIEAQPLRASE; this is translated from the coding sequence ATGACCATCGCCGCGCTGTTTCCAGCACTCAATACTGAGCAGTTGGCCGAACTGGATGCGCTGCTTGAGCGTGCCCTGGATCTCGACCCGGGAGCGAGATCAGCTTGGTTGGATTCGCTGCGCGAGCAGCAGTCGCCCCTTGTGGCGCCTCTGTCCCGATTGCTGCACACGGCCGTTGGTTCGTTTCTCGCCTTGCCTGACGCAACACTTGGCGAACGCGATGTCGAATCCAATCAGCTGCCGCCTGGAACGCGTATCGGTCCATGGCAGATTATTGAGTTTGCCGCTGCGGGTGGCAGTGCCGATGTGTACCGTGGCGTGCGCGCCGACGGTGCGTTTGAGCGGCAGGTTGCAATCAAGGTTCTCCGTACCGATAGCTTGCGCTTGGGCGAACACTTTGCGCGTGAGCAGCGGTTGCTCGCCAAACTGGAGCACCCCCGGATTGCGAGCGTTCTTGATGCGGGTCGCAGCGACGGGGTGGGGGCGTGGTTTGTCATGCCTTGGATCGAGGGCTATGACCTTGCCCAGTTTGTGGCCGAAGGGCCTGACTGGCGCACGCGGCTTTCGGTGTTTCTCGCGATTGCCGACGCGGTGCAGTTTGCGCACCAACGACTCGTTGTTCATCGAGATCTGAAGCCCGCGAATGTGCGCGTTGGCAAAGACGGCACGGTCATGCTGCTCGACTTTGGCATCGCGATGCTGCTCGACACGCCCGATGTGAGCCAAACGCCGTCGCGCACGAACATGGCATTCACGCCGGCCTATGCAAGCCCGGAACAGCTCCGCGGCGACGCGTTGGGCGTGCAGACCGATATCCATGCGCTTGGGTTGCTGTTGTTTGAACTTGCGGCCGCGCGCACGGCCTATCCGGAAGCACGCGTGAGTCTGGCCGAGGCCGTGCGGGTCATTTGTCATGGTGCCGTGCCGACGTTGACTTGGGACGCCCGCATGCCGCATCCCGGTCGCTTGCAGTTGCGCGATTTGGACGCGATCGTTGCCAAAGCGCTGGCTAAGGAACCGTCGAATCGATACGCCACTGTTGCGGAGTTCGCCAGCGATGTGCGTGCGTTGGTCGCCGGTCGTTCCGTCAGTGTGCGCGGACGCAGTGCGCTGGATGCGCTTCTTGCCACGGTGCGTCGGTATCCACTCGTCAGCGCATTGAGCTTGGCGCTGTTGGTGGCCGCGAGTGCCGGCACTGCTACCTACATCAAACAGAACCAGCAGATTGCCGCCGAGCGTGCCGAAGCCCTGGCGGAGGTCGCCCGACTGGAAGCGCTGCGCGAACACTTCAATTTGATACTGCGCGAAGGCGTGGCCGAGCAGGGTATGGGCGCGCGCGCCGCGCTGGACGAGAGCGTGGCAAGACTGGATGCGTCGTTTGCTGGGCAACCCGCCATGCAAGCCAGATTGCTGCTGAGCCTTGGCGAGATCTATCTCGCGGCTGGAGACCACGCCGCTTGTTTAAGTGTGTTGTCGCGTTTCGAGGCGATGCCTGACTTGCTGCAGCACCTCACGGCGCGGCAACAGTCGGAGCGGTTTCTGACTCAGGTCACCGCGGCACTGCGCCTGGGTCAGCTGGACGCCGCGACGGCCATGCTGGCGGAATGGGCCAAACTCCTGCCAACGGGTACCTCGCCCGCATTACAGGCAGAACATACGATCGCCAAGGCCACGCTGCGTCGGTTACAGGGAGAGCCCGGGCCAGCGCTCGAGGCGCAGACTCAGGCAGTCGCGGCGCTGGATGTCGCGGCCGACGCCACCATGCTGGCCCGCGGTATTGCGCATGCGAATCTCGGGACATCCGAGTTGCAGGCCGGACAATTTGCGCCCGCGCGCATGCAGTTTGAGCGGGCAATCGCGATCTGGGAATCGGCCGGGCTTGGTTTGAACTGGAATGCCTTGACCGCGCGTACCAATCTCGCGCATCTGGCCTTGCTGCAAGGTGACGAGCGTACGGCGCTGGCGCAATATCAGGACCTTGAACAGCGGCTGCGGGCACGTGGTGATCGCAGTGCCGCGTTTGCAGCGCTGATCAATGGCAAGGCGAGAGCCTTGCTCGCAACCGGCGAGATTGCCGCTGCAGCAGCATTAGCCGATGAAGCACTGGCCATTTTGTCGGCGCGCAGCGGGAGCCAGGGTTTGGACCGACTGGGCGTGTTGCTCTCGCGCATTGACATCGCGCTGGCGAACCAAGAGGACCCAAGTGTTTGGCTGCAGGATGTGCGCCAACAATTGGCGCCGCTGCCGCCGCAGCACCCGTTTCACGCCCGACTGGCGTTGGCTGAGGCTAGTCTGTTGCAGAACGCAGGGCGGCATCAGGAGGCGAGTGTTGCGCTCGCTGCTGTGTTTCCAACGTTGCTGTCGGCACCTGCGACGATTCGCCCCTCAGCGGTCCGCGCTGCGATCCATTGGGCCGCGTCAGCACGAGCGATGGGCAAACCGGAGTCCGCCGAAGCCGCACTGAACGCAGCTGCCGACGCAATCGCCGCCATGCAGCCCGAGACTGGTTTGGATCGCGTCGAGCTTGACCTATGGCGGGATTGTCTTCGCGGCAACTGGGATGGCGCGAAGGCGTCTGCGTATCGGACGCGGGCCGGACAGGGCAATCCGCGGTGGGTGCACATTGAGCAAGCTTGCGCGCCGCGTATCGAGGCACAACCCTTGCGCGCTTCGGAATAG